GTTCTGCTTCGAGGTTTGGGGGATGGGAGCGATTCATAATTTCGTGCCGCGCAGTCGGAGCGCATTGGCGATGACGGAGACAGAACTCAGACTCATCGCCGCGCCCGCGATGATGGGACTAAGGAGCAAGCCGAAGAATGGATAGAGCAAACCCGCCGCGACGGGAATTCCCAGCGCGTTATAGACGAATGCAAAGAAAAGATTTTGGCGGATGTTGCGCATCATCGAACGGCTCAAGGTGATGGCCTTGGCGATGCCACGAAGGTCGCCTTTGACGAGCGTGATTCCCGCACTTTCCATCGCCACGTCAGTGCCAGTGCCCATTGCGATGCCTGCGTGTGCGGCGGCAAGCGCAGGCGCATCGTTGATACCGTCGCCAGCCATCGCAACGATGTGACCTTGTTGCCGGAGTTGTTGAATGCGTTCGTGTTTGTGCTGCGGTTCAACGCCGGCTTCCACTTGGTCGAGTCCGAGTGTTTTGGCGACGGCGTTCGCGGTGCGCTCGTTGTCGCCAGTGAGCATGATGATTTTCAGACCGAGCCGGTGAAGTTGCGCGATGGCTTCGGGCGTGGATGCCTTGATAGGATCGGAAACGGCAAGGATGCCCGCTACCCGCCCGTCAAGGGCAACGAACATCGCGGTTTGTCCCTCGGCTTGTAACGACGCCGCGCTTGGTTCAACGATTTCGAGTGCGCCGACGCCACGCTCTTGTAGAAACCTAAGTTTGCCCACAATCACATTGCGCTCCCCGACTTTGCCAATCACTCCGCCGCCCGTGACGGAATTGAATTCAGTGGCGGGTTGCAGCTTCACGCCGCGCTCTTTCGCGCCGTGAACAATTGCCGCAGCCAGCGGGTGCTCGCTGTTTTGCTCGATTGACGCGGCGTAAAACAACACGCCTTCCTCCCCCATGCCGTTGGTCGGAATCACTCCCGTGAGTCGTGGCTTGCCTTCGGTGAGCGTGCCGGTTTTGTCCACGACGACGGTGGTTACTTTCTCCATCACTTCGATGGCTTCGGCGTTGCGAACGAGCACGCCTTCCTGCGCGCCGCGTCCGATGCCAACCATTACGGACATCGGCGTGGCGAGTCCGAGAGCGCATGGACAAGCGATGATGAGCACAGCGACCGCGTTGACGATGGCATGAGCGAAACGCGGGTCTGGACCGAGCCAAGCCCAACCGATGAAGGTCAACACCGCCACGGCCAGCACTGCTGGAACGAAGTAGCTGGAAACTTTATCGGCCAATGCCTGGATGGGCGCGCGGCTGCGTTGTGCATCGGCAACCATCTGGACGATGCGCGCCAGCACGGTCTCGCTGCCGACGTGTTCGGCTTGCAGGAGAAAACTGCCGGTGGTGTTGAGCGTGCCGCCGGTCACTTTGTCGCCGGTGATTTTTTCCACAGGCAGCGGCTCGCCGGTAATCATGGATTCGTCCACCGAGGTTTTGCCGTCGAGCAGGATGCCATCTACCGGAATTTTTTCGCCGGGCCGCACGCGCAATTTTGCTCCGGCGTGAACGGATTCAAGCGGCACGTCACGTTCCCCGCCGTCCTGAACCACTCGCGCGGTCTTTGGCGCGAGATTCAACAAGGCGCGGATGGCGCTTCCGGTTTTGCTTCGCGCCCGGAGTTCAAGCACTTGGCCGAGCAGCACAAGCACAACGATCACTGCTGCCGCCTCGAAATAGATTCCGACCTTGCCGTCAGGTGCGAGCGAAGTTGGAAAAGCGCCCGGTATGAGCATCACCGCCGCGCTGAACAAATAGGCCGTGCCGACACCAATCGCGATGAGCGTGAACATATTCAACTGCCAGGTGACGATTGAACGCCAGCCGCGTTTGAAGAATGGCCAGCCCGCCCACAACACCACGGGCGTTGAGAGGACGAATTGAATCCAGCGTGACGTGTCCCCCATCACCCAGCTTTCGTGGCGCAGCGAGGGAATTGAGTGCGCCATTGCGAGCAGGAAGACTGGCAAGGCGAGCGCCCCGCCAATCCAGAACCGCCGCGTCATGTCGGTAAGTTCGGGATTTTCTTCCTCCACCGCTGACATGATTTTTGGCTCTAACGCCATGCCGCACTTTGGGCAATTCCCCGGATTACCCTGTTGCACTTCCGGGTGCATCGGGCAGGTGTAAATGACTTTGCCCGTTGTCGGCGAAACCCACGCAGGATTTCGTTCCAATGCCATTCCACATTTTGGGCAATCACCCTGCTTGTCTGATTCCACGCCGGGACACATCGGGCAGAAGTATTTTGCGGCAGGCGAGGGTTTCACTGTTGCGTGTTCGTGGCCGTGATGGGAATGGTCGTGATGTTCGTGACCGCCGCAACAATCACCGTGGACAGGCGCGGATTTGGCCTTGCCGCCGCAACACGAATCCTTGGCGTGGATTGCTGGTTGAGCCTCGGCCAAGAACTTTGTGCGGCAATGGTCGCTGCAAAAGTAAAACGTCTGTCCGTCGCGTTCAGCGTGCAGAGCCGTCGCTTCGTCCACCGTCATTCCACAAATCGGGTCTTTGGTCATGGGTCAGTTTTTCATGAAGTCCATCGCGTCATTTCTGACTCGGTGTGACTTGGAGCGTGAACCGGGCGAACTTGGACACGCCGCCGATTTGGACTTGCGCGTAGAGCCGCATGAGGCCGGGCTGTTCGGGTTGTATATGAAACTCTAGGCTGCCAGCGCCCCGGTCAGTGTCCTTCGTCGGCTCTGCGCCCATCGGGTGGATGTGGACGATGGACTTGTAATCTTCGCCGAAAGCCACGAGATGCGCGTAAGTGGCCATGATGGGTTCAAGCTGAGTGAAGATTTTCCCATCCGGCTGGGTGATTTTAAGTTTGCCCATCGCAGCTTCGCCGACGGTGAGTTTGGTCTTGTCGAACACGACTTCGTATTTCAACCTCTCCACCTCGTCCACCGTCTTGATTTCTCGCTCGGTGATGGGTTCGCCTTGCGTCGAGGCGGCTATGTCCGTCATGGAATACTCTTGCGCGTCCGAAGCCACGGGGAGCAAGTCTGCCCAAACGCGATAAGCCCCTGGCTTGCGCGGCGTGAAGCTGAAGGCGTATTCACCCGGCGTGCCGGTCGGCACGGGGTGTTCGTGATGATAATCCGTCAGGCTCTGGTCGTTGATGAGCAGGTGAATCTTTTTTGTGTGCGCATCCTTCAAGTCCGAGAGCAGCACTGGCGAACCATCCCTCTTGGCAAGACGCAAAACGGCTTCGGCTTTTTGGCCCACTTGCAAGGGTGCTTGGGTGGTGACGGTGGCTTTAAGCGTCGGCTCTGCGGCATGGCCGCCGTGTGCGCCTTCTTTGTGTCCCCCGCTCGCGGCCTCCTTCAAGGTCATGCCGCACTTGGGGCATTTGCCGGGTTTGTCCTGCACAACGTCGGGGTGAGCGGGGCAGGTGTATTTCGCGGCGGCGGCGTGTTCGTGGCCGGGCTGTTCGCCGGAACTGTGTTCGTGATGGCTGCGGTTGCACGCGGTGAGCGCCAGCACAACGGCCAGCACGGAGAGAGGAAGGAGCAATGTTTTTTTCATGGATTTGGAGTGTTGAGTTCTTGCGCGGCGAGCGGACAACTAGAGTCGTCCACCCGCCGCCGTGATCGTGTTAGTGGTTATGCGTATGAGGAGCGGGGGACTGGCTGGAATTGTCTTCCATGCTGGCGCAGCCGGTCAGCGCCAACCCCGCCGCCAACATCGTGAGTAGGAGGGTAATTTTGATCTTCATGTTTTAATGGGAGAAAACTGCTCGCGCGCGGTTCTCGCATTCAATGTTTGTGTTCGTCCTTCTTGAGCACGAGTTTCATTCCACACTTGGGGCAGTCGCCCGGCGCGTCTTTCACCACGTCTTCGTGCATTGGACAGGTGTATTGCTGTGCATGGTCGCCGCCCGCCGGCTTGATGCCGAATTGCGTCTCCAAGACTTTGATCAGGCCGTCCAACTTTTTCAGGTTGGCCTCGGTCTTGGCTTGGTCATTGGCGTCGCCGGACTCGTCGAGGTCGCCAGCGAGCTTGGCGATGTTCTTGACCGTGCCTTCGACCTGCTTCTTTTTGTCGGCGGCGGCTTTCGCAGGGAGCGCATTGGCGAGGTCGCGAATGGCGAAGGCGTGATGATGCACGTCGGCCAGTTTTTTGTTTTTCACCGTCTCGGCGAGTTCCATGTGATCTTCGTGAATCGCTTTGAAAATGCCTTCGACCGTATCGGGGATTTTTACTTTCTCTGCTTTCTCATCCTTCTCCTTGTCGTCAGCCAGCGCGCGCGTGGCCGTGGTGAGGCTCATCAAACCGATGGCAGCGCAAAGCCCCATCGCCAGTAGTGTTTTTGTTTTCATAGTTCTTTTGCTCTTGTTGTTGCTCCCCGAACTCCGCCGTGACACCGGTTTCCGCCGACATGGCGGGGGCGTTCTGGTTTTGGGTTCGGGAAATTGTTTTGCTTCAAATCAAATGTTGTCGTGGAATTTGCATTCACCTGCGGTGTGAGGGGTATTCAACAACTCCTCAATTGTGTCATGGAGCGGAGTGAGGTCCGCTGATTTCCAGAGGATGCGATCTACACCCACCGCTCGGAACTGGGTTTCCACATCGGCGGAAAACTGCGCAGCAAAGACGATGATCTTTCCGGGATAGCCCGTCTTGCGGAGTGTCGTGAGCCACTCTACCCCCGTGAGTTCGGGCATTACCTGGTCGCTGATTATCAAATCGAAATAGCCCGGGTGCTTGAGCACGCAGCGGAGCGCTTTCACACCATTTGCTACGGTCTCGACCTCATACCCCTTTTCGGTCAGATACCGCGTAATGAGGATGGACGTCATCTCATCATCCTCGGCATGGAGAATGCGTCCGCGCGGGATCTGGACAGCGTCTGCATTGTTTGTCGCGGTAGTCATCGTTCGGTGCGATTTTGCCCGCTTACCACAATCAGCACGGAGTTATGACCTCCATACGGATTGGGAACTTGCTCCGGCGCTGACGGGTCGCAGGTCCAAATGCCGTCCACCACGAGCTGGTATTCATAGCGTCCGGGCGGCAGCGCCAATTCCTTGCCCCATCTTCCTTTGCCAAGAGCAATCATGGGCGTTGTGTTGGGATTCCAGTCGTTAAAAGTTCCGGCGATGAACACGGCTTGTGCCTGTTCATGGTTGAACTCGATTCGCACCGGGTGCGGCTGGTTCTTTTTTGGTTTCATAA
This portion of the Acidobacteriota bacterium genome encodes:
- a CDS encoding heavy metal translocating P-type ATPase, which produces MTKDPICGMTVDEATALHAERDGQTFYFCSDHCRTKFLAEAQPAIHAKDSCCGGKAKSAPVHGDCCGGHEHHDHSHHGHEHATVKPSPAAKYFCPMCPGVESDKQGDCPKCGMALERNPAWVSPTTGKVIYTCPMHPEVQQGNPGNCPKCGMALEPKIMSAVEEENPELTDMTRRFWIGGALALPVFLLAMAHSIPSLRHESWVMGDTSRWIQFVLSTPVVLWAGWPFFKRGWRSIVTWQLNMFTLIAIGVGTAYLFSAAVMLIPGAFPTSLAPDGKVGIYFEAAAVIVVLVLLGQVLELRARSKTGSAIRALLNLAPKTARVVQDGGERDVPLESVHAGAKLRVRPGEKIPVDGILLDGKTSVDESMITGEPLPVEKITGDKVTGGTLNTTGSFLLQAEHVGSETVLARIVQMVADAQRSRAPIQALADKVSSYFVPAVLAVAVLTFIGWAWLGPDPRFAHAIVNAVAVLIIACPCALGLATPMSVMVGIGRGAQEGVLVRNAEAIEVMEKVTTVVVDKTGTLTEGKPRLTGVIPTNGMGEEGVLFYAASIEQNSEHPLAAAIVHGAKERGVKLQPATEFNSVTGGGVIGKVGERNVIVGKLRFLQERGVGALEIVEPSAASLQAEGQTAMFVALDGRVAGILAVSDPIKASTPEAIAQLHRLGLKIIMLTGDNERTANAVAKTLGLDQVEAGVEPQHKHERIQQLRQQGHIVAMAGDGINDAPALAAAHAGIAMGTGTDVAMESAGITLVKGDLRGIAKAITLSRSMMRNIRQNLFFAFVYNALGIPVAAGLLYPFFGLLLSPIIAGAAMSLSSVSVIANALRLRGTKL
- a CDS encoding response regulator: MTTATNNADAVQIPRGRILHAEDDEMTSILITRYLTEKGYEVETVANGVKALRCVLKHPGYFDLIISDQVMPELTGVEWLTTLRKTGYPGKIIVFAAQFSADVETQFRAVGVDRILWKSADLTPLHDTIEELLNTPHTAGECKFHDNI